The following is a genomic window from Moorella sp. Hama-1.
CACAATGGAACGCTCGCCTCCAGTCCCTGGCCGGGCCGGGCGGCGACGGCGATCTTAAAGAATCCCAGGCCTGCTGTCTCACGCTCCATCGCGATGATTTGGCCCCACAGGGCGGTGACGGCGATGCTTAAACAATGCCTGGCAATTATGCGGCGCGAAGTGTTTTACCTCTGGCGAGACAGGGGTTTGCGCAACATCCTCCTCTGGGGCTCTTTAATCGGGCTAGTATTATTCTATGCCACCTACAGTGCCCAGGTATTAAAGGATATCCCCACGGCAGTCGCCGACCTGGACAACTCCAGCGCCAGCCGCGATCTGGTGGAGAAGATAGGCCAGGCGGAATATTTAAATCTGGTCGCCTCGGTCGCGAGTTACGACGATCTGCAGGAGTTAATTAAGCAGGGGAAAGCCGTCGTGGGCGTCGTCATCCCTGAAAACTTCGCCAGGGACGTGGCCCTCGGCCGGCAGACGCGGGTGCTGGCGATTATTGACGGCAGCAACATGATCTACGCCACCAATGCCTCCGCCGCCTTATTGACCGTTACCCGCACCGTCGGCGCCCAGGCCGGCGTCAGCGCCCTGGTGGCCCGGGGAGTTCAATTGCAACAAGCTAAAGAAGCCTACCAGGCCATTGATTTCAGCGAGGAACCGTGGTTCAACCCGGCCCTCAACTACGCCTACTTCCTCGTCCTGGCCCTGGCTTTAAACATCTGGCAGCAGTGCTGCACCCTGGCGGCGTGCCTGAACGTCATCGGCGAACGGGGTATGAAGAGCTGGTTGCAAATCAAGGCCAGCGGTATTTCCAAATTTCGATTTTTCGCCAGCAAATCGATAGCCCAGGTATTTATCTTCATGGCCATCGTTTTGCCCTTGTATATCCTGGCCTTCGGCGTCTTTAAGCTGCCCCTTAACTGTAGCTGGCCGTCCTTTCTCCTCTTCACCCTGGCTTTCGCCATAGACATTCACAGCATCGGCACCCTGGCGTCCAGTTTCGCCCGCAACGCCGTCGACGCAGCCAGGTTCGGCATGATTATCGCCCTGCCCTCCTTTGTGCTGTCAGGCTACACCTGGCCCCTGGAGGCCATGCCCTATTACCTCCAGCGGATCGCCAGGATACTGCCCCAGACGTGGTTCTTCCAGGGGTTAAACTACTTCGCCTGCAAAAACGCCGGTTGGAATTTGATGTCCCATTATATACTAGTCATGCTGGCCGTCGCCGCCGTATGCTATGGAGCAGCGGCTATCTTTATCGCGCGGAGTTAGGGGGAAGAGTCTCATGAGGCAGCTCCTCAACATCGCCCACTACGAAATGCTCCATATTTTTAAAGAGAAAATCCTTTTTTTAATGGTTTTCCTGGTCCCCCTCGGCTACGCCGCCCTTTTCGGCGCCGCCTATGTCACCGCCGTCCTTAACAACGTACCTATAGCCATCGTCGACCTGGATGACTCAAAACTCAGCCGGGAAATAGCAGCCGCCTTTGCCAACAGCCCCCACTTCCGGGTGGTGGACGACATAAAGACCTACCAGGAGCTTCAGGAGGGGATGAAAAATGGCAGGGTGCGGGCTGGCGTGGTCATCCCGGAACACTTTGAGCAGGATATGGCCCAGCACACCTTGACCCGGGTCCTGACCGTTTACGACGGCTCCAATTTAATCTGGGGTTACAACACCCGCAAATACATTCGCGAAGTATTTAACGAGTTCAGCGCCAGCAACACAGCCTCCTACCTGGCGGACATGGGTTATAACAAAAACGATATCCGCTCCATTATGGACACGGTTTCCCTGAACACCGAGGTCTGGTACAACCCCACATTCAGCTACGCCAACTTCTTATATATGGGTTTAATCATGATTATTCTGCACCAGATCGGCCTCCTCAGCGTCAGCCTGACCATCACCCGGGAGAAGGAGCGGAAAACCTGGCTACAATTTTTAAGCGCCCCCGTACCAGCCTGGAAAATCTTCGCCGGTAAAGCCATCCCCTATTTCACCGCCAACTTCTTTAATTACGCCCTCCTGCTCTGGTTTGCGTCCCGCTTCGTCCACGTGAAGATCGGCGGCTCCCTGGCTTTAATCCTTTTACTCGGCATACTTTACGACTTGATCATTACCAGTGCCGGCTTTTTCATTTCCGCTCACGCGCCCAACTCTTTACAGGTGACCAGGTACCTGATGCTGCTCTCCGTCCCCTTCTTCATGATTTCCGGTTACACCTGGCCTGGCACCCACATCCCGGCCGGCATTAATTACCTGGCCCGGCTGCTACCCTTCACCTGGATGGCCCAGGGCTTCCGGCAGGTCACCCTGAAGGAGCTAAACCTGAGCTATATTTTCCCGTACATCTTGGCCTTAGTCCTGATGGCCGTCCTGGCGGTGTTGCCGGCTATTACCTTTACTAAACGGGCAAAGCCGCGTCAAGAAGGTGGGCTGTCGATTAACGGCGGCGCCTCGTACCCTGGGCGCTGACAATAACAACCGGATGGCCTGGCTAAACTAAGACAATTGGAGTAAAATTTAACCTGACGGCCCGGGGAGGCTGTCAGGTTAGCATTAACTTGAAAAAAAGATAAGGTGTGAGCAAATTATGGAAAGGAGAGGAAAGGGCAGCCGGGATCGGATCTTGACTGCCGCCGAAGCGGTCTTTGCCGCCAAGGGCATCGATGGGGCGCGGGTAGACGAAATAGCAAGCCTGGCGCAGATAAATAAGCGCATGCTCTACCACTATTTTAACAGCAAAGAAGAGCTGTATACCTACGTCCTCAAGGTAAACTTTGAGCGGAGCCTGGCCGCCGGGAAAAAAGCCTTCAGCGAAAAAGGCGATCTGAAGCAGCAGGTCGCGGCGGCCATCCGCAATTACTTTTATTATCTGGCCGCCAATCCCAATTATCCCCGGCTCATGGCCTGGGAAGCCCTGCAAGGGGGCAACTATGCCCGGATGGTGCTGCCAAAGATCTGGGAAGAAGGGCTGCCCAGCCTCAAAGCCATCCTCGAAGAAGGCATCGCCCGGGGCGTATTTCGCCCCGACCTGGACCCCAAACAAATTCTGACCAGCATCAACACCCTCTGCTCCAGCTATATTACCAACAAGGACATCCTGGCCATCCTCTGGGAAGAAGACCCCTTAAGCCCCGGCAATAGGGAAGAAAGGTTAAAACATATTATCGATCTCATTTTACGCAGCATCGTAATATAAAGGGGTAGTCTGAGTGTTCTCCGGTAATTTTCTTTGCTTTTCTTGCTAGCAATCCGGGGACGGTTTAAATATTCCACATTTTACATGCCTCTGAAGCCCTTAAAATTTTTATCTCATTATAGACTCGGAGATCTATTAAATGCTCATCTCCTGAAATAATGGCATCGGCTTTAGCCGCCAGGGCACAGGCCAGTACTTTATTATCAGCAGGATCTCTGGTTATTACGTTCGGCTCAAATTCGGGGATGACTATTTGCTCTGGTGAAGCCAACCATGTAAGAATGACTGGCAAATCGGGATGCCCGGCAATAACCTTAAGTTTTGGCCGGGCTAACACTTTGCTCAATTCTTCCAGCAAAGCAGTGCTGGTATATAGCTTTAACCTGCCGTGCAGGCAGGCTTCTAAAAGTCTATGGGGAGGACCCTCCCATCCGATTGCTGATACCAAAACATTCGTATCAAAAACGATCTTTTTCAAGTGGTACGCACCTCAAGGATGGCGCTCTCGATGACATCCTGTTCCAAGTTTGCTTTTTTTACCGCTTCCTGGATATTTTTCAACGCCTTACTTACTGTTTGCGCGGCATTGGAAGCCGATAGCTTTTGTAGTTGTTTATATTCTTCGTAGCTCAATAAAACAGCTTTTTCCTTTGCCTTGTGGATTATGATTATCGGTTCCCTTTTTTGCGCGACCTGAGTAACCAACCTACCTAATTTTCGCCTTGCTTCTTCAACGCCAAGGATCTCTTCCATAAGGTTCACCTCTAGCTTAATCTTAAGATTAAAATATATAATTGTCAAGAAGGTTTTGGACTCCGGCAGGAGGAAATCGCGCCCGGCTGACAAATAGAAGTAAAGAATAACTTCTATCCTGAAAATAATGTTCTCTGCCATTTTCATCCTTCTGCTGGTGCCGCGTAGCGGCATGGACGTCTAGTTTCCCTTTGACCATGGATACAAAACTGAACACCATTAAAGGCCTGCTTAAAAAACAGGCCGCCAAACCCTCAGCGGATCTTCACGCCGATATTAAAGGCCCGATTCCAGGGGAAAGAGATATCCAGGGAGTCAATTTTAAAATCGCCCAAATGGACCCGGGCAAACCGGGCTATACCCTCCCTGATGGCCGTAAAAATACGATCTCCATAGGCCCCCGGGTTGTTTTTATCCACCCCGTAGGGCCGGATAATCTCCCGGTCAACCTGGCCGCGCACGTTGGCTTGATAGCCCCAGTCATCGAGGAGGCGCACGGCCAGGTTGGCCTGCCGGTCCTCCGGCTGCATCCGGCCGGCCAGCAGCCCCTGGCAGAGGGCGTAGCCGATGGCGTTGCCGGCCGTGTTCAGACCCGCATAGGCCTGGAGCCGCGACAGCAAGTCGGCCTGCTCCAGCGCCGCCAGCAGAGAATTGTCGGCACTGTTGGCAAAGGCAATATCGGCCAGGGCCACCGGCCGTCCCCCGGCGATGTACGTCGCTATTTTTTTCGCATAAGCTGCCGTTTCAGGCCTCAAGGCAGCGCTGTTAACCGGCGAAGCCGCTTCCCTGGTAACACCGTCCGACGGCGTGTTGACCATTAACACCAGGTCGGCCGCCCGGGGATCGGTTACAAT
Proteins encoded in this region:
- a CDS encoding ABC transporter permease, yielding MLKQCLAIMRREVFYLWRDRGLRNILLWGSLIGLVLFYATYSAQVLKDIPTAVADLDNSSASRDLVEKIGQAEYLNLVASVASYDDLQELIKQGKAVVGVVIPENFARDVALGRQTRVLAIIDGSNMIYATNASAALLTVTRTVGAQAGVSALVARGVQLQQAKEAYQAIDFSEEPWFNPALNYAYFLVLALALNIWQQCCTLAACLNVIGERGMKSWLQIKASGISKFRFFASKSIAQVFIFMAIVLPLYILAFGVFKLPLNCSWPSFLLFTLAFAIDIHSIGTLASSFARNAVDAARFGMIIALPSFVLSGYTWPLEAMPYYLQRIARILPQTWFFQGLNYFACKNAGWNLMSHYILVMLAVAAVCYGAAAIFIARS
- a CDS encoding putative toxin-antitoxin system toxin component, PIN family — translated: MKKIVFDTNVLVSAIGWEGPPHRLLEACLHGRLKLYTSTALLEELSKVLARPKLKVIAGHPDLPVILTWLASPEQIVIPEFEPNVITRDPADNKVLACALAAKADAIISGDEHLIDLRVYNEIKILRASEACKMWNI
- a CDS encoding ABC transporter permease, yielding MRQLLNIAHYEMLHIFKEKILFLMVFLVPLGYAALFGAAYVTAVLNNVPIAIVDLDDSKLSREIAAAFANSPHFRVVDDIKTYQELQEGMKNGRVRAGVVIPEHFEQDMAQHTLTRVLTVYDGSNLIWGYNTRKYIREVFNEFSASNTASYLADMGYNKNDIRSIMDTVSLNTEVWYNPTFSYANFLYMGLIMIILHQIGLLSVSLTITREKERKTWLQFLSAPVPAWKIFAGKAIPYFTANFFNYALLLWFASRFVHVKIGGSLALILLLGILYDLIITSAGFFISAHAPNSLQVTRYLMLLSVPFFMISGYTWPGTHIPAGINYLARLLPFTWMAQGFRQVTLKELNLSYIFPYILALVLMAVLAVLPAITFTKRAKPRQEGGLSINGGASYPGR
- a CDS encoding TetR/AcrR family transcriptional regulator, translating into MERRGKGSRDRILTAAEAVFAAKGIDGARVDEIASLAQINKRMLYHYFNSKEELYTYVLKVNFERSLAAGKKAFSEKGDLKQQVAAAIRNYFYYLAANPNYPRLMAWEALQGGNYARMVLPKIWEEGLPSLKAILEEGIARGVFRPDLDPKQILTSINTLCSSYITNKDILAILWEEDPLSPGNREERLKHIIDLILRSIVI
- a CDS encoding type II toxin-antitoxin system Phd/YefM family antitoxin; this encodes MAENIIFRIEVILYFYLSAGRDFLLPESKTFLTIIYFNLKIKLEVNLMEEILGVEEARRKLGRLVTQVAQKREPIIIIHKAKEKAVLLSYEEYKQLQKLSASNAAQTVSKALKNIQEAVKKANLEQDVIESAILEVRTT